One Tubulanus polymorphus chromosome 5, tnTubPoly1.2, whole genome shotgun sequence DNA segment encodes these proteins:
- the LOC141905119 gene encoding nucleolar protein 6-like → MANKRKNSDTDMEPSGGGIPSSDAAAKAPKLSKGFLYKPPTNEELNQLKDTENLFHSSLFRMQIKELLKEVMMKEKNAKIDKFLHELKDILVNLSSEQEYDLDDSSINDGRIAIPIHHKPPNMKAVKMIRFTAPDEVRVIGSYLTGTVVKPHTHVDMVVQIPEGLVNEGDFYDKLYSWKRAFYLSIIASMLTSDKYKNSIASVKFSYHLGNILRPMLVIKTTASSGKFKIHLHASADPAIFELNKFSVDRVSFEKHRDLKTTTGNKMRTPYYNTTVLVDLLYMNHLELIKDAVDNSHGIRDGIALLKVWLHQRELDIGQGSFSGFVMSMYVCYLLKKRKLNRQMSSYQIMRNTLLQLAEADWINHPISLADGSDQQCPLLNDFTDHFRITFVDNSGYLNICAYMNIGTFHRVKHEAELSVMHLSNQTQNGGFDALFMKPVSFYHKFDNIVKLSHFQKKMYLHKLNVQSKMFDNGSDMELAMTPAIIDLLKKALGDRVKLIQCQLQPIKEWDLYEAMKPIGAKVRKDLTIGLLLDKDHCYSVLDRGPGADTDEAAEFRAFWGEKSDLRRFQDSSICEAVVWPSKTIAERRTVVKRIVEYIIHLHVGLETKKIQFICDQLDDILKPTSDERYSIKYGTGEEQTIDLIKVYDSLCKQLRQLEDLPLTINSIQGTSPVFRFTEVFPPVRMVQESGPHSPMMPTFKVVCTLEGSGKWPDDKEAIRRMKAAFHIKIGQLLDEQCSLKTRINPEYVDVLKDGYVFRIIVGYVMEISVLRTVTTPEGMVKTLDTDESLKLETDIVKLPKLTSALHGLQQKYSSFGAATCFAKRWINAQLLSNKIPDEAIDLLVASLFVDPAPFQVSNSPLAVFLRFLYLLSTHDWNATPLIININSELTKEDYNEIQSTFTKNRAKLPLMFLSTPFDKFTSLWTKDCPSALVLNLLTVIARESLNLLESQLQTTAMISPANLKAIFRPPLEQYNLLIKLQPQSLTRGFQSFEAKNHSQMYRLPKFLNEWTEKFQFPVTDFDPVEYYIRTLEESFGDIALFFYDKYGGDTIAVLWKPNVFEPTPFKIQKANYSRIDLLRSVEKEMSVPNKKAILNDFIILGNGIVKSVKE, encoded by the exons AGCGACACAGATATGGAACCATCGGGCGGAGGTATCCCTTCATCTGACGCAGCCGCAAAAGCTCCGAAACTTTCAAAGGGATTTCTCTACAAACCTCCGACGAATGAAGAATTGAATCAACTGAAAGATACGGAGAACTTATTTCATTCGAGTTTATTTCGAATGCAG ATAAAAGAGCTGTTAAAGGAAGTGatgatgaaagaaaaaaatgctaaaattgataaattcttACACGAACTGAAGGATATTTTGGTGAACTTGTCATCGGAACAAGAGTATGAC ttagATGATTCTTCGATCAATGACGGCCGAATTGCTATCCCTATACATCATAAGCCGCCGAATATGAAAGCTGTGAAAATGATAAGATTTACAGCTCCAGACGAAGTGCGAGTTATAGGAAGTTATCTCACAGGAACAGTTGTCAAACCGCACACCCATGTCGACATGGTCGTTCAAATTCCTGAG GGTTTGGTAAATGAAGGTGATTTCTATGATAAACTCTATTCGTGGAAACGAGCCTTTTATTTGTCAATTATTGCCAGCATGTTGACCAGTGATAAATACAAGAACAGCATCGCAAGCGTGAAATTTTCATATCATCTTGGAAACATTTTAAGACCAATGCTTGTCATTAAAACAACTGCTT CCAGtggaaaatttaaaatacaTCTCCACGCTTCAGCAGATCCCGCCATTTTTGAATTAAACAAATTCAGCGTTGATAGGGTGTCTTTCGAAAAACATCGCGATCTAAAAACCACTACTG GTAACAAGATGAGAACTCCGTACTATAATACAACTGTATTGGTCGATCTGTTGTATATGAATCATCTAGAATTGATAAAAGATGCAGTTGATAATTCTCACGGTATCAGAGACGGAATCGCTCTATTGAAAGTGTGGTTACATCAACGAGAACTCGATATC GGACAGGGTAGTTTCAGCGGGTTCGTCATGTCGATGTACGTTTGTTACCTGTTAAAGAAGCGGAAATTAAATCGGCAAATGAGTAGTTATCAGATCATGCGCAATACATTATTACAACTCG CTGAAGCTGATTGGATAAATCATCCGATTAGTCTGGCGGATGGATCAGATCAACAGTGTCCGTTATTGAACGATTTTACCGATCATTTCCGAATTACTTTCGTCGATAACTCGGGATATTTGAACATTTGCGCGTACATGAATATCGGTACATTTCACAGA GTAAAACACGAAGCAGAGTTGTCGGTGATGCATTTATCAAACCAGACACAGAACGGCGGATTTGATGCGCTGTTTATGAAACCGGTctcattttatcacaaattCGACAACATAGTGAA ATTGTCACATTTCCAAAAGAAGATGTATTTACACAAACTCAATGTTCAAAGTAAAATGTTCGACAATGGCAGTGATATGGAACTAGCGATGACTCCGGCAATTATTGACTTGCTGAAAAAGGCTTTAGGAGACAGAGTGAAACTCATACAATGTCAGCTACAGCCCATCAAAGAG TGGGATCTCTATGAAGCTATGAAACCTATCGGTGCCAAAGTAAGAAAGGATCTAACAATCGGGTTACTGCTCGATAAAGATCATTGCTACAGCGTGTTAGACCGAGGACCTGGCGCTGATACTGATGAG GCTGCAGAATTCAGGGCATTTTGGGGCGAAAAGTCAGATTTACGTCGCTTTCAAGACAGCAGTATTTGTGAGGCGGTCGTTTGGCCGAGTAAGACTATCGCTGAAAGACGAACTGTGGTAAAAAGAATCGTTGAATATATCATCCATCT GCATGTCGGACTCGAAACTAAGAAAATCCAGTTTATTTGTGATCAGTTAGATGATATTCTGAAACCAACATCGGATGAAAGGTATTCGATTAAGTACGGCACTGGCGAAGAGCAGACAATTGACTTGATCAAAGTTTATGATAGTCTGTGTAAACAACTTCGACAGCTAGAAGACTTGCCCCTAACGATCAACTCAATTCAAGGCACATCACCGGTCTTCAGGTTCACTGAG GTATTTCCACCTGTGAGAATGGTGCAAGAATCAGGACCCCATTCCCCGATGATGCCAACTTTTAAAG TGGTGTGCACATTAGAGGGTAGTGGTAAGTGGCCAGACGACAAGGAGGCCATTCGTAGAATGAAAGCTGCATTTCACATAAAGATTGGGCAACTTTTAGATGAACAATGTTCATTAAAAACGCGCATAAATCCAGAATATGTAGATGTTCTAAAG GATGGATATGTATTCAGGATTATAGTCGGTTACGTGATGGAGATATCAGTGCTTCGTACAGTTACGACTCCGGAAGGAATGGTTAAAACTCTGGATACGGacgaatcgttgaagttagaAACTGATATAGTGAAATTACCTAAATTAACGAGTGCCTTGCACGG gTTACAACAGAAATATAGTAGTTTCGGTGCTGCCACGTGTTTCGCTAAACGATGGATTAATGCACAGTTGTTATCGAATAAAATACCAGATGAAGCTATAGATCTGTTAGTTGCCAGTTTGTTCGTAGATCCAGCTCCATTTCAAGTATCGAA TTCACCGTTGGCTGTTTTTCTGCGGTTCCTATACTTGCTTTCAACTCACGATTGGAATGCGACCCCTTTGATTATCAACATCAACTCAGAACTTACAA AGGAAGATTATAACGAGATACAATCAACCTTTACGAAGAATCGAGCGAAATTACCGCTGATGTTTCTATCGACTCCGTTCGATAAATTCACGTCGTTGTGGACGAAGGATTGTCCGTCTGCTCTTGTGCTGAATCTGCTCACAGTTATCGCACGAGAATCGTTGAATTTACTCGAGTCTCAACTACAGACAACCGCGATGATTTCACCTGCCAATTTAAAG GCTATTTTCAGACCACCTCTAGAACAATACAATCTGCTCATAAAACTTCAACCCCAAAGTCTAACCAGAGGTTTTCAATCGTTCGAAGCAAAAAACCACTCACAAATGTACCGTCTACCgaaatttttaaatgaatgGACCGAAAAGTTTCAGTTTCCAGTCACAGATTTTGACCCAGTTGAATATTATATCAGGACTCTTGAA GAATCATTTGGAGATATCGCCTTGTTCTTCTATGATAAATATGGTGGCGACACAATTGCCGTTTTGTGGAAGCCAAATGTATTTGAACCAACTCCATTTAAA ATTCAAAAGGCAAATTACAGTAGAATCGACCTGTTAAGGAGTGTCGAAAAGGAAATGTCGGTTCCTAACAAAAAAGCGATATTGAATGACTTTATAATTCTCGGTAATGGAATTGTTAAATCTGTAAAAGAGTAA
- the LOC141905120 gene encoding methionine adenosyltransferase 2 subunit beta-like, which produces MATKKVLITGASGLLGRALFEVFSACPQWEVLGLAFRRTKGNLRKVDLTDRDEVSSVINSFKPDIVIHSAAERNVDKIENEPVGTKALNITATQVICEESKKIGAWVLFISSVYVFDGKNPPYSIDAECNPLNSYGLSKREGEIITLGVDPNNGVLRIPLLFNKVEYLGESSLTVLFEKVKDTSKQCVMSSYEQRFPIHCKDIAMTCKQIVERQLQNKDMCGYFHWNGNEQVTKYDIAIMMAEIFGISTDHIQANPIPSTSASRPHKPCVDCSRLQAMNIGVRTPLREGIKEVLEPWMDK; this is translated from the exons ATGGCAACAAAAAAAGTTCTCATCACTGGAGCGTCAGGACTGCTAGGACGGGCACTATTTGAAGTTTTTTCGGCTTGTCCTCAATGGGAGGTGCTGGGATTAGCATTTCGACGAACGAAAGGAAATTTGAGAAAAGTTGATCTCACTGATCGCGATGAAGTATCATCGGTCATAAATAGCTTTAAG CCAGACATCGTGATACACAGCGCGGCTGAGCGAAATGTTGATAAGATTGAAAATGAGCCCGTCGGAACAAAGGCATTGAACATTACAGCAACTCAAGTTATATGTGAAGAATCCA AAAAGATTGGTGCTTGGGTACTGTTTATCAGTTCGGTCTAcgtattcgatggaaaaaaccCTCCGTACAGCATCGACGCTGAATGTAATCCTTTGAATAGTTACGGTTTGTCTAAACGCGAAGGAGAGATAATTACCTTAGGCGTAGATCCAA ACAACGGCGTGTTGCGCATACCACTTTTATTCAATAAAGTCGAGTATTTGGGCGAGAGCTCGTTgacagttttatttgaaaaagtgAAGGATACGTCAAAACAATGCGTAATGTCTTCCTATGAGCAGCGTTTTCCTATACACTGCAAGGATATCGCTATGACTTGTAAACAAATAGTAGAACGCCAGCTTCAG AACAAAGATATGTGCGGTTATTTCCACTGGAACGGCAACGAACAAGTGACAAAATACGATATTGCGATAATGATGGCGGagatttttggaatttcaacCGATCACATTCAAGCTAACCCAATTCCTTCCACCAGTGCTTCACGTCCTCATAAACCCTGTGTAGACTGCAGCCGTTTACAAGCTATGAATATCGGTGTTAGAACTCCGTTAAGGGAAGGTATTAAAGAAGTATTGGAACCTTGGATGGATAAGTGA